A genome region from Cryptomeria japonica unplaced genomic scaffold, Sugi_1.0 HiC_scaffold_77, whole genome shotgun sequence includes the following:
- the LOC131864140 gene encoding germin-like protein 8-2, producing MANRMIYFTLGLFLLICCYSDRVMAGDSDPLQDFCVADEESKVLVNGFVCKDPMQVSADDFFFRGLGQAGNTDNDVGSNVTMANVKQIPGLNTLGISLVRIDYAQNVGHENAVAISALSSQLPGVQTIANSLFAADPPLPDSVLAKAFRITQEVVDYIQKKFA from the exons ATGGCTAACCGAATGATTTACTTCACACTGGGACTTTTTCTGTTGATATGTTGTTACAGCGACAGGGTCATGGCAGGGGATTCCGATCCCTTGCAAGATTTCTGCGTTGCAGATGAGGAAAGCAAAG TTTTGGTGAACGGGTTCGTTTGCAAAGACCCAATGCAAGTTTCAGCAGACGACTTCTTCTTCCGGGGACTTGGGCAGGCAGGGAACACCGACAATGATGTGGGCTCCAACGTAACGATGGCGAACGTTAAACAGATACCAGGCCTCAATACGTTGGGAATATCGTTGGTCCGCATCGACTACGCA cagaatgtggggCATGAAAATGCGGTGGCCATATCTGCATTGAGCAGCCAGCTTCCGGGAGTTCAGACAATCGCCAACTCTCTGTTTGCAGCGGATCCTCCTCTCCCAGATTCCGTATTGGCCAAGGCCTTCCGCATCACACAGGAAGTTGTGGATTACATTCAGAAGAAATTCGCATAA